A genome region from Aurantiacibacter sp. MUD61 includes the following:
- the fahA gene encoding fumarylacetoacetase, protein MTIELDFTHDANATSWVESANGHPDFPVQNLPIGVFSHGDSARRGGVAIGDFILDLPGVATALPEGGYDAALLGNAPVLNALFAEGRDMLFSLRGAVFTALTDASFREDVEPHLYPASECTMHLPFLVHDYTDFYTGIHHAVNIGSLFRPDNPLLPNYKHVPIGYHGRSSSICVSGTDVKRPTGQQKPAEEGGTPEFGPSKRLDYELEMAIWIGQGNDLGDPIPVGEAEEHIAGISILNDWSARDIQAWEYQPLGPFLAKNFASTVSPWVVTMDALAPFRTAQPARAEGDPEPLPYLQHDTSHAAFGIQMEVLITTPKMREAGAEPHRLSHGPMTAMYWTAAQLIAHHSVGGCNMQPGDLLGTGTLTSGEEGGEGSLIELTEGGKKSISLPNGEERKFLEDGDEVIMRAYAEKDGYARIGMGECRARIVG, encoded by the coding sequence ATGACTATCGAACTCGACTTCACGCATGATGCCAACGCCACCAGCTGGGTGGAGAGCGCAAACGGCCATCCCGATTTCCCCGTGCAGAATCTGCCCATCGGCGTTTTCAGCCACGGTGACAGCGCGCGGCGCGGCGGTGTGGCTATCGGAGACTTCATCCTCGACTTGCCAGGTGTCGCCACTGCCTTGCCAGAGGGAGGTTACGACGCTGCGCTCCTCGGCAATGCGCCGGTCCTGAACGCACTGTTCGCAGAGGGGCGCGACATGCTGTTCTCCTTGCGTGGTGCGGTTTTCACGGCTCTGACTGATGCCAGCTTTCGCGAAGATGTCGAACCGCATCTCTATCCGGCCAGCGAATGCACCATGCACCTGCCGTTCCTCGTCCACGATTACACCGATTTCTACACGGGCATTCACCACGCGGTGAACATCGGCAGCCTGTTCCGCCCAGACAATCCGCTGCTGCCGAACTACAAGCATGTCCCCATCGGCTATCACGGCCGCAGTTCTTCGATCTGCGTGTCCGGCACCGATGTGAAGCGCCCGACTGGCCAGCAGAAGCCGGCAGAGGAAGGTGGCACTCCGGAGTTTGGCCCATCCAAGCGGCTCGATTACGAGCTCGAAATGGCGATCTGGATCGGGCAGGGCAATGACCTTGGCGATCCGATCCCGGTGGGTGAGGCAGAAGAGCACATCGCTGGCATCTCGATCCTCAACGATTGGTCGGCGCGCGATATCCAGGCGTGGGAGTACCAGCCGCTTGGCCCGTTCCTCGCCAAAAACTTCGCTTCCACCGTCTCCCCTTGGGTGGTGACGATGGATGCGCTCGCGCCGTTCCGCACTGCGCAGCCTGCGCGCGCAGAGGGCGATCCCGAGCCGCTTCCCTACCTGCAGCACGATACGAGCCACGCGGCGTTCGGCATCCAGATGGAAGTGCTGATCACAACGCCCAAGATGCGCGAAGCCGGGGCAGAACCGCACCGCCTCTCGCATGGGCCCATGACGGCGATGTACTGGACCGCCGCGCAGCTGATCGCGCACCATTCGGTCGGCGGATGCAACATGCAGCCGGGCGACCTGCTGGGCACCGGCACGCTCACAAGCGGTGAAGAAGGCGGCGAAGGCAGCCTGATCGAGCTGACCGAAGGCGGCAAGAAGAGCATCAGCCTGCCCAATGGAGAGGAGCGCAAGTTCCTCGAGGATGGCGACGAAGTCATCATGCGCGCTTATGCCGAGAAGGATGGCTACGCCCGCATCGGCATGGGCGAGTGCCGCGCGAGGATCGTGGGCTGA
- the hmgA gene encoding homogentisate 1,2-dioxygenase, protein MTMSYQTGFLNHFASEAVPGALPEGRNSPQRPAFGLYAEQFSTSAFTVPRAENRRSWLYRMRPTTEHGAFTPYTGAERLAAPDGTQTTPNRLRWDPLSMPDSDVDFIDGMVTYGGNGGPSEGGIGIHLYAATVSMDARAFQNSDGEMLIVPQQGALLITTELGRMDVPPGHIAVIPKGMRFRVELTEGPARGYICENYGAPFRLPDLGPIGANGLANPRDFETPDAWFEDRDGDFEVVQKFNGKLWTTTIDHSPFDVVGWHGNSAPYRYDLARFNTIGTVSFDHPDPSIFTVLTSPSDTPGTANCDFVIFPPRWMVGEDTFRPPWFHRNVMSEFMGLIHGEYDAKEGGGFVPGGASLHNQFNGHGPDVDSTAKAMAADLKPHKIDNTLAFMFESRAIIQTTDFAMNGGLLQDDYDACWSGFPKARLP, encoded by the coding sequence ATGACTATGAGCTATCAGACTGGTTTTCTCAACCACTTCGCCAGCGAGGCCGTTCCCGGCGCGCTGCCTGAAGGCCGCAATTCGCCGCAGCGACCGGCCTTTGGCCTTTATGCCGAACAGTTCAGCACCAGCGCCTTTACCGTGCCGCGCGCAGAGAACCGCCGCAGCTGGCTGTACCGAATGCGGCCGACCACAGAACATGGCGCGTTTACGCCTTATACCGGGGCGGAGCGCTTGGCTGCGCCGGATGGCACGCAAACCACGCCCAATCGCCTGCGCTGGGATCCGCTTTCCATGCCCGACAGCGATGTCGATTTCATCGACGGCATGGTGACCTACGGCGGCAATGGCGGCCCGTCCGAAGGCGGGATCGGCATCCATCTCTACGCCGCGACGGTGAGCATGGACGCGCGCGCATTTCAGAACAGCGATGGCGAGATGTTGATCGTCCCGCAGCAGGGCGCTCTGCTCATCACGACCGAGCTCGGCCGGATGGATGTGCCGCCGGGCCACATCGCCGTGATCCCGAAAGGCATGCGCTTCCGTGTAGAGCTGACCGAGGGCCCAGCGCGTGGCTACATTTGCGAGAACTACGGCGCGCCTTTCCGCCTGCCCGATCTCGGCCCCATCGGCGCGAATGGCCTTGCCAATCCGCGCGATTTCGAAACGCCGGACGCATGGTTCGAAGACCGCGACGGGGACTTCGAGGTGGTCCAGAAGTTCAACGGCAAGCTCTGGACGACCACGATCGACCATTCGCCCTTCGATGTCGTCGGCTGGCACGGCAATTCCGCGCCCTATCGCTACGATCTGGCGCGCTTCAACACCATTGGCACGGTCAGTTTCGACCATCCCGATCCGAGCATCTTCACCGTACTGACCAGCCCAAGCGACACGCCGGGCACCGCCAATTGCGATTTCGTGATTTTCCCACCGCGCTGGATGGTGGGTGAAGACACCTTCCGCCCGCCGTGGTTCCATCGCAATGTCATGAGCGAGTTCATGGGCCTTATCCATGGCGAGTATGACGCGAAGGAAGGTGGCGGCTTCGTCCCCGGCGGCGCATCGCTCCACAACCAGTTCAACGGGCATGGCCCCGATGTCGACAGCACCGCGAAAGCGATGGCTGCCGACCTCAAACCGCACAAGATCGACAACACGCTGGCTTTCATGTTCGAAAGCCGCGCGATCATCCAGACCACCGACTTCGCCATGAATGGCGGCCTCCTGCAGGACGATTACGATGCCTGCTGGAGTGGATTTCCGAAAGCGAGACTTCCCTGA
- the maiA gene encoding maleylacetoacetate isomerase — protein MKLYGYWRSSTSYRLRCALELKGIAYENCPVNLLESAQKDEAFTSRNPFATVPMLETESGDRAQSMAIIEWLDEAYRDKPLLPSGLDHRYIARELAYAIATELHAPLNLPVLKYLKNPLGHDQEEINIWYRHWLAKTLTPVEARLAQLDSGDFLFDAPGFFETVLIPQLYNARRFDFDLTDCPRIVRIESACNALEPFKRAHPDNQPDAH, from the coding sequence ATGAAACTCTACGGATATTGGCGCAGCAGCACGAGTTACCGCCTGCGCTGCGCATTGGAATTGAAGGGCATCGCCTATGAGAACTGCCCGGTGAACCTGCTTGAGAGCGCGCAAAAGGATGAGGCCTTCACCAGCCGCAACCCCTTCGCTACCGTCCCCATGCTGGAGACCGAGAGCGGCGACCGCGCGCAGAGCATGGCGATTATCGAATGGCTGGACGAAGCCTATCGCGACAAGCCGCTGCTGCCATCGGGGCTGGACCACCGCTACATCGCGCGCGAACTGGCCTATGCCATTGCAACGGAGCTCCACGCGCCGCTCAACCTGCCGGTGCTCAAGTATCTGAAGAACCCGCTCGGCCACGATCAGGAGGAGATCAACATTTGGTATCGCCACTGGCTGGCCAAGACGCTGACACCGGTGGAGGCGCGCCTCGCCCAGCTCGATAGCGGGGATTTCCTGTTCGATGCGCCGGGCTTCTTCGAGACCGTGCTGATCCCGCAGCTCTACAATGCGCGACGCTTCGATTTCGACCTGACCGACTGCCCACGCATCGTGCGGATCGAGAGCGCGTGCAATGCCTTGGAGCCCTTTAAACGCGCGCATCCCGACAACCAGCCGGACGCGCATTAG
- a CDS encoding adenosylmethionine--8-amino-7-oxononanoate transaminase, translated as MTDRSPVWHPFHQHGLGEPIPLVDRAEGAVLHTSDGREVLDVISSWWVITHGHNHPRIVEAIQHQAEQLDQLIFAGWTHQPAEDLARGLRAIMPEALEYVFYSDSGSTAVEVALKMALGFWANTGQPRHKIVVMEHSYHGDTIGAMSIGERGVFNKAYSPLLFDVETIPFPYKGSEQGTLDALEAACAGGDTAAFIVEPLVLGAGGMLMYSPDILREMRAICSRHDVLFIADEVMTGWGRTGTLLACEQAGVVPDFLCLAKGLTGGSMPLAVTMATAPIYDAHYSTDRAKMFFHSSSFTANPIACAAANANLAIWREEPVLDRIANLAQRESEGFARLAESHSVSNIRQCGSVIAMDVDAGESGYLADVGLTMREGLFRREILLRPLGNTLYLMPPYCITDAQLERVFTAIDEVLTEAL; from the coding sequence ATGACTGACCGCTCACCGGTCTGGCACCCCTTCCACCAGCACGGGCTGGGCGAGCCGATCCCGCTGGTCGATCGGGCTGAAGGCGCGGTGCTACACACTTCCGACGGGCGCGAGGTGCTGGACGTTATCTCCAGCTGGTGGGTGATTACGCACGGCCATAACCACCCGCGAATTGTCGAAGCGATCCAGCACCAGGCCGAGCAGCTCGACCAGCTGATTTTCGCCGGGTGGACGCATCAACCGGCAGAAGATCTGGCGCGCGGGCTGCGGGCGATAATGCCGGAAGCGCTGGAGTATGTGTTCTACTCGGACAGCGGTTCGACTGCGGTGGAAGTCGCGCTCAAAATGGCGCTGGGGTTCTGGGCCAACACTGGCCAGCCGCGTCACAAGATCGTCGTGATGGAGCATAGCTATCACGGCGACACCATCGGCGCGATGAGCATTGGCGAGCGCGGCGTTTTCAACAAGGCTTACAGCCCTTTACTGTTCGATGTTGAGACCATTCCTTTCCCGTATAAGGGTAGCGAGCAAGGCACTCTGGACGCATTGGAAGCAGCCTGTGCTGGCGGCGACACCGCTGCCTTTATCGTCGAGCCGCTGGTTCTCGGCGCAGGCGGAATGCTGATGTATTCGCCCGATATATTGCGTGAGATGCGCGCTATCTGCTCACGCCACGATGTGCTTTTCATCGCCGATGAAGTCATGACCGGCTGGGGACGCACGGGCACTCTGCTGGCGTGTGAACAGGCGGGCGTGGTGCCCGATTTCCTTTGTCTCGCGAAAGGCCTCACCGGTGGCTCGATGCCGCTCGCCGTGACGATGGCGACCGCACCGATTTACGATGCGCATTATTCGACCGACCGTGCGAAGATGTTCTTCCATTCCTCCAGCTTCACCGCCAATCCGATCGCCTGTGCGGCGGCGAATGCGAACCTCGCGATCTGGCGCGAAGAGCCGGTGCTGGATCGGATTGCGAACCTCGCCCAGCGCGAAAGTGAGGGCTTCGCCCGACTCGCCGAAAGCCATTCAGTCAGCAACATCCGCCAATGCGGCAGCGTGATCGCGATGGATGTCGATGCGGGCGAAAGCGGCTACCTCGCCGACGTCGGCCTCACAATGCGCGAAGGCCTGTTCAGGCGCGAGATACTGCTGCGTCCGCTCGGCAATACGCTTTACCTCATGCCGCCGTACTGCATCACCGATGCGCAATTGGAGCGCGTATTCACCGCGATCGACGAGGTTCTGACCGAGGCTCTCTAA
- the bioD gene encoding dethiobiotin synthase → MNRFAITGTDTDVGKTVFAAGLAQALKAHYWKPVQAGLEGETDSQKVARLAPDATVVEEMYRLNTPCSPHAAADIDGTMICDTDLHLPTAEGPLVVEGAGGFFVPLHTDILYSEIMQRWDLPVIIVARTTLGTINHTLLTLEAVHAADLEVAATVFVGDAEPVAEKAIMDFGFADPHLGRLPFLDPLNAETLAAAFAEHINLSVLDD, encoded by the coding sequence ATGAACCGTTTCGCCATCACAGGCACCGATACCGATGTCGGCAAGACGGTGTTTGCCGCCGGCCTCGCGCAGGCGCTCAAGGCGCATTACTGGAAGCCTGTGCAAGCGGGCCTCGAGGGCGAGACGGATAGCCAGAAAGTCGCGCGGCTGGCGCCCGACGCCACCGTAGTTGAGGAAATGTATCGCCTCAATACGCCATGCTCGCCGCATGCTGCTGCCGACATCGATGGCACGATGATTTGTGACACCGACCTTCATTTGCCGACCGCCGAAGGGCCGCTCGTGGTGGAGGGGGCGGGTGGATTTTTCGTGCCGCTGCATACGGACATCCTTTACTCGGAGATCATGCAGCGTTGGGATCTGCCGGTCATTATCGTCGCGCGCACGACGCTTGGCACGATCAATCACACGCTGCTAACGCTCGAAGCCGTGCATGCGGCGGACCTCGAAGTGGCGGCCACCGTGTTCGTCGGCGATGCGGAGCCGGTCGCGGAGAAAGCGATTATGGATTTCGGTTTTGCCGACCCGCATCTCGGGCGGCTGCCTTTCCTTGATCCGCTCAATGCCGAAACACTGGCGGCGGCCTTTGCCGAGCATATCAATCTCAGCGTCCTCGATGACTGA
- a CDS encoding aminotransferase class I/II-fold pyridoxal phosphate-dependent enzyme: protein MLDYIRQSLDRIAAKDRRRVLRPAQLAGGGRIMRDGRELLDFSSNDYLGLARHPLLAERAADYARRLGAGAGASRLITGTSAEHEAVEARIAAFKGSEAALVMASGWQANAGIIPALANAAPNTAIFADELVHNSIHAGCRGAKADVHFYRHNDASDLQRLLNDHASKYDARIIITESVFSMDGDRADLAALNAIARKHDALLYVDEAHATGVLGKGGAGLTADNPGADIVMGTFSKAMGGFGAYVACSDLMRDYLINMCAGLIFSTATPPALLGAMDAALDIVPDMDAERAHLAELGEQLREGLNGMGFDTLGSTSQIVPLVVGPESDALALGQHLIERGIAALPIRPPTVPKGTSRIRLALRSTLESADVTKALEAIAEWKAA, encoded by the coding sequence ATGCTCGATTACATCCGCCAATCGCTCGATCGCATCGCAGCGAAGGATCGCCGCCGTGTGCTGCGTCCGGCGCAGCTTGCTGGCGGTGGCCGGATCATGCGCGATGGACGCGAATTGCTCGACTTCTCCAGCAACGATTACCTCGGGTTAGCGCGCCATCCTTTGCTTGCAGAGCGGGCCGCCGACTATGCGCGGCGCTTAGGCGCAGGCGCGGGAGCTTCCCGCCTGATCACCGGTACGTCCGCTGAGCATGAAGCGGTGGAAGCGCGCATTGCCGCATTCAAGGGGAGTGAAGCCGCGCTGGTCATGGCGAGCGGATGGCAGGCCAATGCGGGCATTATTCCGGCGCTCGCCAATGCCGCTCCGAACACCGCGATTTTCGCTGACGAGCTGGTGCACAATTCGATCCACGCCGGATGCCGCGGCGCGAAGGCAGACGTGCATTTCTATCGCCACAATGATGCAAGCGACTTGCAACGATTGTTGAACGATCATGCAAGCAAATACGACGCGCGCATCATCATCACCGAAAGCGTGTTCAGCATGGATGGCGACCGTGCCGATTTGGCTGCGCTGAACGCCATCGCGCGCAAGCATGACGCGCTGCTCTATGTCGACGAAGCGCATGCCACCGGCGTGCTCGGCAAGGGCGGGGCGGGGCTGACGGCCGACAATCCCGGCGCAGACATCGTGATGGGCACATTCAGCAAGGCGATGGGTGGCTTCGGCGCCTATGTCGCCTGTTCCGATCTGATGCGCGATTACCTGATCAACATGTGCGCTGGCCTGATTTTTTCCACCGCCACTCCGCCTGCGCTGCTCGGCGCAATGGATGCGGCGCTCGACATTGTGCCCGACATGGATGCGGAGAGGGCGCATCTCGCTGAGCTGGGCGAGCAGTTGCGCGAGGGATTGAACGGCATGGGCTTCGATACGCTCGGCTCCACCTCGCAGATCGTGCCGCTGGTTGTTGGGCCGGAAAGCGATGCGCTCGCACTCGGTCAGCACCTGATCGAGCGCGGAATTGCCGCCCTGCCAATCAGGCCGCCGACCGTGCCCAAAGGGACCAGCCGCATCCGCCTTGCCCTGCGCTCGACTTTGGAGAGCGCTGATGTGACAAAGGCGCTGGAGGCCATCGCCGAATGGAAAGCAGCATGA
- the bioB gene encoding biotin synthase BioB, with product MQPVRTDWTREEIAALFDLPFTELVFRAAEVHRAHHRAGEVQLCTLLSIKTGGCPEDCGYCSQSAHADSGVEATKLMDVRQVLQSAAQAKDAGSQRFCMGAAWRNPKERDMPKIVEIVKGVREMGMETCMTLGMLSPSQAEQLKEAGLDYYNHNVDTGPEYYDRVITTRKYQDRLDTLSNVREAGINVCSGGIVGMGETRDDRVGFVHTLATLERHPESVPVNALVPVKGTPLGDMLADTPMAKIDDIEFVRTVAVARICMPMSMVRLSAGRESMSDATQALCFMAGANSIFTGDKLLTAPNAGDDSDAAMFERLGLTPMQGEEPMRAVGGCSGGCATAPQEAQAELT from the coding sequence ATGCAGCCTGTCCGCACTGACTGGACGCGAGAGGAAATCGCGGCGCTGTTCGATTTACCGTTCACTGAACTCGTCTTTCGCGCCGCCGAAGTGCACCGCGCGCATCACCGCGCAGGCGAAGTGCAGCTGTGCACCTTGCTCTCAATCAAGACCGGCGGCTGCCCGGAGGATTGCGGATATTGTTCGCAAAGCGCGCATGCCGATAGCGGCGTCGAAGCGACCAAGCTGATGGATGTGCGACAAGTTCTGCAATCGGCGGCGCAGGCGAAGGACGCGGGAAGCCAGCGTTTCTGCATGGGAGCTGCATGGCGCAACCCGAAAGAACGCGACATGCCCAAGATCGTCGAGATCGTGAAAGGCGTGCGCGAGATGGGCATGGAAACCTGCATGACGCTGGGCATGCTTTCGCCTTCGCAGGCCGAGCAACTCAAGGAAGCGGGTCTCGATTACTACAATCACAATGTCGATACCGGCCCCGAATATTACGACCGCGTGATCACCACGCGCAAATACCAAGACCGCCTCGATACGCTGTCCAATGTGCGCGAGGCTGGCATCAATGTGTGTTCGGGCGGGATCGTCGGCATGGGTGAGACGCGCGATGACCGCGTCGGCTTCGTCCACACGCTGGCCACGCTGGAGCGGCATCCGGAAAGTGTACCGGTCAACGCGCTGGTGCCGGTGAAGGGCACTCCGCTTGGCGACATGCTCGCCGATACGCCAATGGCCAAGATCGACGATATCGAATTCGTCCGCACCGTGGCGGTCGCGCGCATCTGCATGCCGATGAGCATGGTGCGCCTTTCCGCCGGACGCGAGAGCATGAGCGATGCGACGCAGGCGCTCTGCTTCATGGCCGGGGCGAACTCGATCTTCACCGGCGACAAACTGCTGACCGCGCCCAATGCGGGCGACGATAGCGACGCGGCGATGTTCGAGCGGCTTGGTCTCACGCCCATGCAGGGTGAAGAGCCCATGAGGGCTGTCGGCGGCTGTTCGGGTGGCTGCGCGACCGCCCCGCAGGAGGCGCAGGCAGAGCTGACCTGA
- a CDS encoding response regulator transcription factor, which produces MRIAVADDDQEVLAQITGCLESSGHTFDTFRNGKDLLVALRRETYDVVLVDWNMPGATGPEVVQWGNDTLDQPPAFILITSRSDKADIVKGLEQGASDYIVKPESEEVILARIEAAARRHGTAGRSERFQTYGEYKIDRLNEEIEHKGERVKLTSKEFKVAALFFENLNRPLSRSYIFSQIWGNMGDIATRTLDMHVSRVRSKLELRPHNGFAIQTVFGFGYRMDAFFDDAELAEREARPVE; this is translated from the coding sequence ATGAGAATTGCAGTAGCGGATGACGATCAGGAAGTGCTGGCGCAGATCACCGGCTGCCTGGAATCTTCGGGGCACACGTTCGACACATTTCGCAATGGGAAAGACTTGCTCGTCGCTTTGCGTCGCGAAACATATGATGTCGTTCTTGTTGACTGGAACATGCCAGGTGCAACCGGCCCGGAAGTGGTCCAGTGGGGCAACGACACGCTCGACCAGCCGCCTGCCTTCATTCTGATCACCAGCCGATCCGACAAGGCCGATATCGTCAAAGGCTTGGAACAGGGCGCGAGCGACTATATCGTCAAGCCGGAAAGCGAAGAAGTCATCCTCGCGCGCATCGAAGCAGCGGCGCGCCGTCACGGCACGGCAGGCCGGAGCGAACGTTTCCAGACCTATGGCGAATACAAGATCGATCGCCTGAACGAAGAGATCGAGCACAAGGGTGAGCGGGTCAAGCTGACGTCCAAGGAATTCAAGGTCGCTGCGCTTTTCTTCGAAAACCTGAACCGCCCGCTCTCGCGTAGCTACATATTCTCGCAGATCTGGGGCAATATGGGCGACATCGCCACGCGCACGCTGGACATGCATGTCTCGCGCGTGCGCTCGAAGCTGGAGCTGCGACCGCACAACGGCTTTGCTATTCAAACCGTCTTCGGTTTCGGCTACCGCATGGATGCATTCTTCGATGATGCAGAGTTGGCAGAGCGCGAAGCGCGTCCGGTGGAGTAA
- a CDS encoding CHASE2 and HATPase_c domain-containing protein, whose translation MVVRRILAEWWVLLFAMAVLGTLAAYGELTNRLDARILDRAASLARAEISDDILIVAIDDDSLAELGAWPWPRSLHAQLIDQLTASEADQVLYDMLFLEPTSEAEDDAFARAIARNGNVFLPFTFVPMQNARSGLEPAMPLPVFANAAAGMGHVTIAPDADGVLRRFAFDLEIGGITYPHFVQSAVEADPDFDATLPSAPVMAFHPVGSYAHVSAADVIEGRLPSEFLRGRTILVGATAQGMGDRYSVGARDVAVMPGVETQANLLDATRSNALVKDLPNGWSAALAVFALLIQFLVFWKMSPRAGLIATLALAFAIGLLTVVLVPMAGLWVAPGAALLVVLLSYPFWSWRRLTSVSSYLEEEAAFLRPEGAQRAQVDGFDQIARQVGRMRRLVSRVNRGFQFMRKVIEAAPDAILVLDRASQVTMANRQAQDLFPHWQEAEPGPLDELLAKHEVEQIAEREEMRFPDGRTFLVARAPFEMEDDADGGEIFALRDVTDSRRRDEERREMLEFLSHDMRSPQVAIIGLARKLPDQDEEGVPERIKNQAERTLKLADDFVQLARLEETPLDFEDTDIAALIEEANDRAYALARHKRIEVIQAVPDDPVFAFVDASLIARLLDNLLGNAIKFAPEGSRIEMSLRQVNDDWVQISVADQGPGLPPERLRKPFARFGAHQSKAGPSVGLGLTFVKRVVDKHRGTIKVTSGEGEGTCFTIDLPTNGSVND comes from the coding sequence ATGGTGGTTCGCCGCATCCTTGCTGAATGGTGGGTCCTCCTTTTCGCGATGGCTGTGCTTGGCACGCTGGCTGCCTATGGGGAGCTGACTAATCGTCTGGATGCGCGGATCCTCGATCGTGCCGCAAGCCTTGCGAGGGCAGAAATCTCCGACGACATTCTGATTGTCGCGATCGATGACGACAGTCTGGCCGAGCTTGGCGCTTGGCCATGGCCGCGAAGCCTGCACGCGCAGCTGATCGATCAGCTCACCGCCAGTGAAGCCGATCAGGTCTTGTACGATATGCTGTTTCTGGAGCCGACTTCAGAAGCAGAGGATGACGCTTTCGCCCGCGCTATCGCGCGCAATGGCAATGTGTTTCTGCCGTTCACCTTTGTGCCGATGCAAAATGCCCGCAGCGGCCTCGAACCGGCGATGCCTTTGCCGGTATTTGCCAATGCAGCAGCGGGGATGGGCCACGTGACGATTGCACCCGATGCCGACGGTGTCTTGCGGCGCTTCGCTTTCGATCTTGAGATTGGCGGCATCACCTATCCGCATTTCGTCCAGAGTGCAGTCGAAGCCGATCCGGATTTCGACGCTACGCTGCCCTCTGCGCCGGTGATGGCGTTCCACCCGGTCGGCTCCTATGCGCACGTGTCTGCCGCCGATGTTATCGAAGGGCGTTTGCCCAGCGAATTCTTGCGCGGTCGCACGATATTGGTCGGAGCCACTGCTCAGGGCATGGGCGATCGCTATTCGGTCGGTGCACGCGATGTGGCGGTGATGCCCGGAGTGGAGACGCAGGCCAATCTGCTCGATGCGACGCGAAGCAATGCTCTGGTGAAGGATCTGCCGAACGGGTGGTCTGCCGCGCTAGCGGTATTTGCTCTCCTCATCCAGTTTCTGGTGTTCTGGAAAATGTCCCCGCGCGCCGGCCTCATTGCGACACTTGCCCTCGCTTTCGCGATTGGCCTGTTGACGGTGGTGCTGGTTCCGATGGCAGGGCTATGGGTTGCCCCGGGCGCAGCTTTGCTTGTGGTCCTGCTGTCCTATCCCTTCTGGAGCTGGCGCAGGCTCACCTCGGTCAGTTCCTATCTGGAAGAAGAGGCGGCCTTCCTGCGGCCGGAAGGAGCGCAGCGCGCGCAAGTCGACGGGTTCGACCAGATCGCCCGGCAGGTCGGGCGGATGCGGCGGCTGGTGAGCCGGGTCAATCGTGGCTTCCAGTTCATGCGCAAGGTCATCGAGGCGGCGCCGGATGCGATCCTCGTGCTCGATCGCGCGTCTCAAGTGACCATGGCGAACCGGCAGGCGCAGGATCTGTTTCCGCATTGGCAGGAGGCTGAGCCGGGCCCGCTAGACGAACTCCTGGCGAAGCATGAGGTCGAACAAATCGCCGAGCGGGAAGAAATGCGCTTCCCCGATGGCCGCACTTTCCTCGTCGCCCGCGCGCCTTTTGAAATGGAAGATGATGCCGACGGCGGCGAAATCTTCGCACTGCGCGATGTGACCGATAGCCGCAGGCGAGACGAGGAGCGCCGCGAGATGCTCGAATTTCTCTCGCACGATATGCGCTCCCCGCAGGTTGCGATTATCGGGCTGGCGCGCAAATTGCCCGATCAGGACGAAGAGGGCGTGCCCGAACGGATCAAAAACCAGGCAGAGCGGACTCTGAAACTCGCCGACGATTTCGTGCAGCTTGCTCGCCTCGAAGAGACGCCACTGGATTTCGAAGACACCGATATTGCCGCCCTGATCGAAGAGGCGAACGACAGGGCTTACGCTCTCGCGCGGCACAAGCGGATCGAGGTGATCCAAGCAGTGCCCGACGATCCGGTGTTTGCATTTGTGGATGCATCGCTGATCGCGCGCCTGCTCGATAATTTGCTCGGTAATGCGATAAAATTTGCGCCGGAAGGCAGCCGGATCGAGATGTCGCTGAGGCAAGTTAATGACGACTGGGTGCAGATATCTGTCGCCGATCAGGGGCCGGGCCTGCCGCCCGAACGCCTGCGCAAACCTTTCGCGCGGTTTGGCGCGCATCAGAGCAAGGCGGGGCCGAGCGTGGGCCTTGGCCTGACTTTCGTGAAGCGCGTGGTGGACAAGCATCGCGGGACGATCAAAGTCACCTCGGGTGAAGGCGAGGGCACCTGTTTCACTATCGATCTGCCAACCAATGGCAGCGTCAACGATTGA